CGACCTGAGGCTGAGCATATCACCGCACGCACCGGAGCGTGAAGATGCGCTATTTCTATTTTCCCGGCTGTACGCTGGAGACCAAGGCGGTGGGCTTCAACCGCTCTGCCCAAGAGGCCGCCGGCGCGTTG
The Anaerolineae bacterium DNA segment above includes these coding regions:
- a CDS encoding disulfide reductase translates to MKMRYFYFPGCTLETKAVGFNRSAQEAAGAL